The Hevea brasiliensis isolate MT/VB/25A 57/8 chromosome 1, ASM3005281v1, whole genome shotgun sequence DNA segment TctccaaataaaaaaaataatggatatttctaaaaaaaatttttaattcttcttttttttctctctaCTCATATCAATCTGTTTAAATCGTTGTGTATCTATTCCAATAATATTATTGCTTCGCATCATTAGAGATgaatattcaggtaaatgaaatataaataataataaaaatataaataacaataataataaaataatatataaatttctaaatttatataattgaataatttatataataaataataatattaatataaaattataaataacaatattatttaatatagagTGTAAATATAGAATATAATTCTAATGTGcatctaatatttttttttttcacgttAGAATATAAGaaatttttacttaaatttaatttattatttagtttattataAATTAAGATATAACATAAAGAAGTCATATATTAAATGAGTCCCACAATTTGTGGGACCTGGTAAGAAAAATCCTCGAAACAGCCACACCCCACCACCCTCCCTCTTAGCTTTTGCAACCTTTCTGTCGATCATAAACCTAGCTAATCCCCTCCCTTTGTACAAACAAAGCCATGGTTCTGGGAGAGGTTATTCTTGCTGCGATCTTGGGCATGCTCTTAACGAGACTGACATCTCCCGAGTTCTTAAGATTTATAAACGGATTGGGTTGccagaaaaagatgaagaaatgGATAGAGTTTTTACCCATGCTTATGGCGGTCCTCGATGATGCTGAAGAGAAGCAGCAGAAAGACAAGACTGTGAGAAAGTGGCTGGATGATCTCAGGGATCTCGCTTATGATGCAGAGGACTTACTCGATAAGTTTAACACCAAAGCTTCACGACGCAGGTTGAATCCCAGAGCTCGAAATTTCCGCGTTGGACAAAAGCTGAGTCCTGGAGCTGTGAAGTTCTTTTGTAGAATGAGGTCTGGCATAAAGAAGATCACTATCCGGTTACAAGACATTTCTCAGCGAGCAGACAAACTAGGCCTGCTAAGGATCCTTGAGGGTTCATCTTCACAATTGTCGCGAAGAACACCCAGTACGTGTTTGCCAAACGAACCTGGAATCTATGGGAGGGACGGAGATAAAGAGAAGGTTCTTGAAATGGTATTAAGAAGGGAAAGCAGCAGTGTTGATGCCAACTTTCGTGTCATTGCCATTGTTGGAATGGCAGGAGTAGGCAAGACAACGCTTGCTAAGCTTGTATACAATGACTGTTCTATTTCAAATTTCCAGGCGAAGGGATGGGtttgtatttctgaagagtttgaTGTTAAGAGAGTAACCAAGGCAATTCTTGAGTCCATCACTTCCCAGTCATGCGAGCTACAAGAGTTGAATGATGTTCAGGTCAAACTAAGAAAGGAATTAACGAGGAAAAAGTTACTGCTGGTTTTAGATGACGTGTGGAACAAGAATTATGCAGAGTGGCAAGAACTGAAATCCCCCTTTTCAGCTGCAGCTCCAGGAAGTAAAATAATTGTGACGACTCGCTGGGAAGATGTTGCATTAACTATGGGATCTGTCCCACATTATCATAAGTTGGAGCTTTTATCAGATGAGGATTGCTGGTCTGTGTTTTCGAAACATGCATTTGAGAACAGAGATCCTGGCAGACATCCAAATTTGGAATTAATTAGGAAAAACGTAATCCAGAAGTGCAGTGGCTTGCCTTTGGCAGCAATGACTCTTGGTGGCCTTCTACGCTCAAAGCGGAGAGATGAATGGGAAAATGTGCTAAATAGAAAATTCTGGAATCTACCAGATGAAAGTCACATTCTTGAAGCATTGAGATTGAGTTATCACCATTTGCCTTCACATTTGAAGAGGTGTTTTGGTTATTGTGCAGTATTACCAAAAGGGTATGAATTTAACGAAGAAGAGCTAGTCCTTCGGTGGATAGCAGTCGGTATGATTCAGCAGCAAGAAGACGGTGATCAGAAGGAAGAGATAGGCAGCAAATATTTTCATGAGCTTGTGTCCAGGTCAATATTTCAAGTGTCAAGTGGCAATAAAGCCCTATATGTAATGCACGACCTTATCAATGATCTAGCTCAATGGGCTGCCGGAGACACATGTTTTAAATTGGAGGAGGCTAATAAGGAATCTGCGAGATTTAAAAAGGCTCGCCATTCTTCTTACATTCGAGAAGATTGTGACAGCATCAAAAAGTTAGGGGCCATTGGTGAATGTAAGTACTTAAGAACCTTCCTCCCATTCGGACATGGTGATACAAGCTACATAACTAATCATGTTATTGATTTGGTGTTGAACTTGAAATGGTTAAGGGTCCTGAGCTTCAAAGGTTATAACATCACTGAGTTGCCTTGTTCAATTGGAAAATTGAAACATCTAAGACACCTTGACCTTTCTTGCACCATGCTTAAAAGTTTACCTGAGTCAACAAGCTCCTTATTCAACTTGTTGTTTTTAATATTACGAGACTGTTCTCATCTCACAAAGTTGCCTTCAAACTTGAAGAACTTGATCAATCTGCTTCATCTTGATATTACTAATGTATCCTCACTGAGTGAGATGCCAGAAGGAATAGGAAAACTGAAATGTCTCTGCAAATTATCCGATTTTCTTGTTGACAAACACGCTGGATGTGGAATAGAAGAGTTAATGAACTTGAACTCTCTACGTGGAACGCTTCGAATTTCTGGGTTAGAGAATGTGGTTGATGTTCAACAAGCAAGGCAAGCCAATTTAAGCGCAAAGCAAGATCTAGATGCTTTAATGTTGAAATGGGATTCTAATTTTAATGATTCAAGAAATCAAAGAGTAGCAAAAGATGTACTCAACATGCTGAGACCTCATCAAAGGCTAAAAGAGCTGATTGTCAACGGCTATGCAGGTGTGGAGTTACCAGTTTGGGTTGGAGATCCTTCATTCTCTAACATGGTCCTCCTAAGATTAGAAAATTGTAAAAATTGCACGTCCTTGCCACCACTTGGCCTCTTGTCGTCGCTCAAAGACCTGATTATCTCAGGGATGGGTGGATTAAAGAGCATAGGCGCAGAGATTTATGGGACAGGTTGCTCAAATCCTTTCCCCTCACTGGGGACTCTTCGTTTCGAACATATGCCAGAATGGAAGACTTGGGATGCCCTTGGCAAACAAAAAGGTGAAATTTTCCTGCATCTCCGCGAGCTTTCTCTTCTAAAGTGTCCTGAACTAGTGGGAAATTTACCAAACAATCTTCCATCATTGGAAAAGCTTTTAGTTCATGAATGTGAGTGCTTGCTGGTTTCAATAATAAATTATCCAGTGCTCTGCGAATTGAATATTAATGGATGCAAAGAAGTGGCGTGCAGAAGCATGAGTGAGTTTAGCTCACTAAACTCAGCAGTTCTTTTTCGTATTACAAATTTTACTTGTCCAACAGAGCGGGGCCTCATGCGAGGACTGAAAAAAGTAGAAAATTTGGAGATTGACGGCTGTGAGGACCTTATGATTCTGTTGCAGAAGGATGTTGGATTGCTAGGAAGCCTCTGCTCCATGCGTTGTGTTAAAATCATGAATTGTTCACCGCTTGTCTCCTTTGGtggaggtgaagaagaagaacaacAGCACCATGGCTTGCCTTGCTCTCTTAAAATTCTCGAGTTAGTGGATTGTAAAATCTTGAAGGGACCCAGCTTGTCCAGTCTCACATCCATGAAAGAGCTCCATATTGAAAACTGCCCCGGACTtgtttctttttcacaaacaagttTGCCTTCAACTCTTAAAAAACTATGCATCGGTTCCTGTGGCGATTTGCGCTGTTTGCTGGAAGAGGGCAAGGGTAAAAGTATCTACGGCACATATCTTCTTGAACATTTGTACATCAGGAATTGTCCATCTCTCAGGAGCCTATTATCAAGTGGCAAGTTACCTGCTTGTCTTCGACACCTTGAGATTTGGGAATGCCCAGAACTGCATTCAGTAGCTGAGACTTTTTCTGATAGCATGTTTATTGAACATTTGGAGATAAGATATTGTGGTAATCTTGCATCCTTACCTGGGAACCTCAACAAGCTGAGCCAACTTCGCGAGATTACCATATATAAATGTCCCAGATTTGTTTCCTTTCCTGAAGATGGGCTGCCTGTCACCAATCTAAGGAAATTCTACATTGGCTGGTGTGAGAGGCTTGAGGCTCTGCCAAGACAAATGCAAAACTTGACTTCTCTTCTAGAATTGGATATTCATGCTTGTCCAGGAATTGTATCCTTCCCAGAAGAGGGTTTCCCCACCAAAATAACTTCACTTTCAATGACGAATCTCATCATCTGTAACTCCCTCTTTGAATGGGGATTGCATAAACTCACCTCTCTTACACACCTATTCATTACCGGTGGTTGTCCAACTGTTGTGTGTTTTCCTCAGGAGGAGCTAGCGATGATGCTGCCTGCATCTCTGACCAGCTTGTCCATTGTAAATTTCCCAAACCTGAAATATGTGGCCCTCCACAGCCTCTCTTTTCTTGAGGAGCTATTTATCTCTAACTGTCCGAAGCTCACATCCCTCCCAGAAAAGGACCTGCCTCACTCACTACTGGAACTGTATATTCGCGACTGTCCTCTCCGGAAGGAAAGACCGAAAATGGCTAGTTTCATGAATCCAGGATTTATTACAATGTGTCGTACTGGACAACAGGATGGGCCACGAAAGTTTCCCTTGTTATTGGAGAAAAGGAAAGGGAATTGCAAAAGACGGGAGATTTTCAAGATAGATCACATCCCTTGCGTGTATATTGATAACAAATTCATCCATGATCAAGAAGACGAGGGATGATTAATCAAGCAACATTTTGAAGCATATATGGCATATTCCATACAACTCCAGGTAATATGTAACTGATTGCACAAGATAAATGCATAGAATTCATTTGCTCCCTTACGTTGAAACCTATATGATGTATTTACATTGTAATATAATACCGAGATTTCAACCCTTATTTGCATATAAGTAGATGTACTACTGTTCATATGAGGAGAACTCTATTGTTTATATGGATGAATTCGAGGATGTAAAGTTGGAGtaattaaggttttttttttatataatttattaaaggcacaaatttgtgaatttcaattagtTTATATTTGATCTTAGGTAAGTGCCGGCTTTAACAAATTCTCTGCTGTCAGATTTAAATAAGAATTAATCCATATGTTCAAGTAGGGCATTgttttagaaaagaaaaaaaaaagtagggcATTAGCAGCATGCACTTGGTCCACGCGGAACTTTTCATTCGTTAGGGCAGGCTTGAGTCTTGATATCTGTTTTAAATGCAGCTGCCGTCTTTATTTTTCAGCTCATTGAACAAACCCTAGACTTACACATCATGGCAATAAGGtgtcattaaataataataataataataataataataataataataataataataataataattagttaaTTTACAACTAAATCTTGAGACATATATAACAAAATTCATATATTGGACTTCAATTTGTTTTTAACAACGTTTTGATctccaaatttaaattcttttaatAAATTAGTTATTACAGTCTAAATTAatagttaatttcattaattgCTTTTCAGTTTAAAACAAGTTAGTTACTAAACAGCCCATATATCTAAATTTtatgttaaaaaattatttattttataattaaatagttatatattttataaaatattaaatagataataatatgtttttaaaaaataattaatttaaatagaaaTCAAATTTAAAATGTAGTTTTTCAAAACtatttataaattgtaaataaattataatttaaatatgattATTTATTGTCaagataaattatattaaatcatataaaataattttcttttaataatttttcttaaaaagcaCTATAAaagaattttataattatttatttattaaaaaaacattactacaaataaaatataatttttaataaaattataaaccaTAATATAAAAACTTTAAGTAGTAAAACATATTGCTTGTTATGAactatgttttattattttttacctaaataattgtaaatataaaaaaaatatttgatattttataaaatataaaattatttaagtataaaataagtaattattgaaatataaaatttagatttaagggctattttattaataaaataaatttttacagactaaattattttaaattaaaaagcaatTAACAGTATAAACTAATTTATtaacataatttaaatttaagaacCAAATTGTTactttaaaaactgaaaatttttgtTATGCCTTAGGTACTTAGTTACAAATTATCTTTGAAATTTTTTAGAATTacacaaaataaaattaaaaatatttagaatttttAGCACAAATTTTGTAATTTTAAGTTCTACGAAATTCTGAAATTTaagtaaaatgaaaagaaaaataaattcaataagcCAGGCCTATGGAGAAAATTCAAGCCCAAGGACTTGAGCTTAGCATGCTAGACCTGGGCTCAATGAAGCCGAAGCGTACAGTCTAAGCCCATGAGCGACACACACAGATTGCCTCAACCGAACGATGTTGCCTCAAAGCTAAATGCAGTAGGAAGGCACGAGACCTTCCCAGTCACCCAGGTGAGAACATGTCGACATTTTCGAACCTTATCTGAATCTGACAACACACTAACTCACCATTTTCTTTGTTGGTACCACTTTTTCTAacgatctacctttggggcactGGAAGTGTATTTTTTTGCTATAAAAAATCCTACAACACTATCCTTGAAGCTTAGAAAACCCCCAAGAAATTCTCCCCCTTTTGGTCAAACATGCTTTCCTTTTGAGAATAAACACTTTCTTAAGCTTCGCCACCTCACTAGCTTCCATTTGaaccaaataaaaataattttcaacCATCACCAAAAGAGATCAAAGACTGACCCATCGCCACTGGAACCTTCAATACCCTGTTTATCCAGCAAATATGTGGCATCTTTAGACTTCCCTAATTATCGTGAGTCCAAAGACGTTCACGTTTTTGCGAAACTAGAGGCTTCGATGACACATCGACAATGCTCCACATGTGCACAATGCCACGTTAGCAGATGTATCAACTAGTGCCTAAGAGACCCGAGGTTTGAGATTATCGATTTATGTTATGGAATTACTCAAATCTCATAAAAAAAGACTTATCACCAAATCGGAGGTAACATTCAATGAGACGAATAATTGGACAACATCCTAATTTTTCTCATTGTACTTCTAAATAGAGATAATATTTATTTATCACGTGGCGCAGGGAGTCAAATTAGAGTGAGACAAGGTCACCTCATCAAGTTAATCACTAGGCTATCACGCTGGATGGTCGATTACTCGTAACTTGATTATAAAATTTAGAAGGGcttaacaaaattataaaataatttattaactttttatgttcattCATTATTCATATTTATTATATACTAGTTCTTTTTGCAATTTACTGTACATACACgcgattaattttttaattttttattaatttttcatgtaCAATATAATGTTatcataataattaattaattaattatgaaattaatattatgtgaaaatataatttatttaacagttattatcagaaaaatttaaaattttaaatcatttctattttatttaaatcttttaattttgaACAATTTCAAGTAATTGAACaaatattataaaattgaaaattttggcttttaatatgcaattaaatTTGTATTACTCAAATACCACATGATAAAGAGACCTAATTTCtcctattataaataataataaacataTAACTTCCCACAAAATATTACAAGCAACAGTGATTCAAATGAAAATTCTAACTTGCAGTTCGGTAATTtcgttatttttttaatttttataaggtGATTAATTTTTATCTTGATTAACCAATAGCAAATTCAGGCccttaaaaaaaatacaaagtacaacaaataaaaaaaaatcaaagatgaCCCGTCATTCATGTTATCCCTACACATACATTTTGGAATATATGATTTTGACGGATTTTATGCCTTATAACAACTTTTACTCCCCCATGAAGTGACTGCCTGAGCTATTTTATAGTCCAAGAC contains these protein-coding regions:
- the LOC110662403 gene encoding putative disease resistance RPP13-like protein 1, with protein sequence MVLGEVILAAILGMLLTRLTSPEFLRFINGLGCQKKMKKWIEFLPMLMAVLDDAEEKQQKDKTVRKWLDDLRDLAYDAEDLLDKFNTKASRRRLNPRARNFRVGQKLSPGAVKFFCRMRSGIKKITIRLQDISQRADKLGLLRILEGSSSQLSRRTPSTCLPNEPGIYGRDGDKEKVLEMVLRRESSSVDANFRVIAIVGMAGVGKTTLAKLVYNDCSISNFQAKGWVCISEEFDVKRVTKAILESITSQSCELQELNDVQVKLRKELTRKKLLLVLDDVWNKNYAEWQELKSPFSAAAPGSKIIVTTRWEDVALTMGSVPHYHKLELLSDEDCWSVFSKHAFENRDPGRHPNLELIRKNVIQKCSGLPLAAMTLGGLLRSKRRDEWENVLNRKFWNLPDESHILEALRLSYHHLPSHLKRCFGYCAVLPKGYEFNEEELVLRWIAVGMIQQQEDGDQKEEIGSKYFHELVSRSIFQVSSGNKALYVMHDLINDLAQWAAGDTCFKLEEANKESARFKKARHSSYIREDCDSIKKLGAIGECKYLRTFLPFGHGDTSYITNHVIDLVLNLKWLRVLSFKGYNITELPCSIGKLKHLRHLDLSCTMLKSLPESTSSLFNLLFLILRDCSHLTKLPSNLKNLINLLHLDITNVSSLSEMPEGIGKLKCLCKLSDFLVDKHAGCGIEELMNLNSLRGTLRISGLENVVDVQQARQANLSAKQDLDALMLKWDSNFNDSRNQRVAKDVLNMLRPHQRLKELIVNGYAGVELPVWVGDPSFSNMVLLRLENCKNCTSLPPLGLLSSLKDLIISGMGGLKSIGAEIYGTGCSNPFPSLGTLRFEHMPEWKTWDALGKQKGEIFLHLRELSLLKCPELVGNLPNNLPSLEKLLVHECECLLVSIINYPVLCELNINGCKEVACRSMSEFSSLNSAVLFRITNFTCPTERGLMRGLKKVENLEIDGCEDLMILLQKDVGLLGSLCSMRCVKIMNCSPLVSFGGGEEEEQQHHGLPCSLKILELVDCKILKGPSLSSLTSMKELHIENCPGLVSFSQTSLPSTLKKLCIGSCGDLRCLLEEGKGKSIYGTYLLEHLYIRNCPSLRSLLSSGKLPACLRHLEIWECPELHSVAETFSDSMFIEHLEIRYCGNLASLPGNLNKLSQLREITIYKCPRFVSFPEDGLPVTNLRKFYIGWCERLEALPRQMQNLTSLLELDIHACPGIVSFPEEGFPTKITSLSMTNLIICNSLFEWGLHKLTSLTHLFITGGCPTVVCFPQEELAMMLPASLTSLSIVNFPNLKYVALHSLSFLEELFISNCPKLTSLPEKDLPHSLLELYIRDCPLRKERPKMASFMNPGFITMCRTGQQDGPRKFPLLLEKRKGNCKRREIFKIDHIPCVYIDNKFIHDQEDEG